GTTCAACCTCTTCCCGCACATGACCGTGCTGGACAACATCACGCTGGCACCGCGCAAGGTGCACGGGATCGGCCGGAGGCAGGCCGAGGAGCAGGCCCGTGAGCTGCTGGCCAGATTCGGCCTGGCGGACAAGGCGGACGCCTATCCCGACCGGCTCTCCGGCGGCCAGCAGCAGCGCGCCGCCATCATCCGGGCACTGGCCACCCGGCCCCGCCTGATGCTGCTGGACGAGGTCACCTCGGCACTGGACCCGGCGCTGGTCAAGGAGGTGCTCGGGATCATCCGGGAGCTCAAGGAGGGCGGGATGACCATGATCCTGACCACTCACGAGATGGGCTTCTGCCGGGAGATCGCGGACACCGTCTGCTTCCTGGACGGCGGCGTGCTTCTGGAGCGGGGCACTCCCGAGCAGATCTTCACCGATCCCCGGCAGCCCCGGACCCAGGAGTTCCTGCAGAGCGTGATCGACGCCC
Above is a genomic segment from Streptosporangium album containing:
- a CDS encoding amino acid ABC transporter ATP-binding protein, which produces MSLLTVEGVWKNYHGNSVLRGVDLSVEAHEVVCLIGASGSGKSTLLRCVNLLETVDDGAIYLDGEEITDVRADADGVRKRMGIVFQAFNLFPHMTVLDNITLAPRKVHGIGRRQAEEQARELLARFGLADKADAYPDRLSGGQQQRAAIIRALATRPRLMLLDEVTSALDPALVKEVLGIIRELKEGGMTMILTTHEMGFCREIADTVCFLDGGVLLERGTPEQIFTDPRQPRTQEFLQSVIDARRL